Sequence from the Nocardioides exalbidus genome:
CCTCGACGCCGAGAAGCCCCAGCCGGGCCCGAGCCTCGGCGGCACCTGCAGCAACGGCTCCACCATCAGCGCCGGGCGCCAGTCGCTCTACGAGATCCACGACGTGGTCTGCTCCAACTGGCCCGAGATCACGAGCTACGGCACGTGGCGCGGCGACGGCGAGCACGGCCAGGGCCGGGCCATCGACATCATGGTCAGCGGTCCGCTCGGCTGGACGATCGCCAACTTCCTGCGGGCCAACTACTCCTCGCTGGGGATCGAGTACATCATCTACTCCCAGCAGATCTGGTCCGTCGAGCGCTCGGGCGAGGGCTGGCGCGGGATGTCCAACCGCGGTTCGGTCACGGCCAACCACTACGACCACGTCCACGTGACGGTCTACTGAGGCAGGCGTCAGCCGTCAGCCGTTGGTCCAGTAGTCCCGGGGGTCGACGTCCGGGTGCTCGGTCACGGTGTCGAGCAGCTCCCGGGCGGGATGGGCGTTGCCGTGCGTGGCGGCCGCCAGCAGGGCTTCCTCGCCCTGGTCGTCGGTGAGGTCGTGCGGCACCACCAGGAGCCGCAGCCTGGCCCGGCGCGAGGTCGTCAGCACGACGAGGTGCATGTCGTCGCGCGGGAACGACTCGATCTTCACGTAGCGCCCCGAGACGGCCACCGCCCGCGCCCGCAGGTCCCAGTCGGGCGGCGACACGACGGCCCGGGTGACCCGGCCGAGGTGGTCGGGGAAGTGGTCGATCAGGTCGGCCAGCTCGACCTGGAGGTCACGGCTCTGCGGCCACCACCCGCCGTCGAGGACGTCCTGACCCGGCGACCGGCCCATCCGCAGACGCAGCGGGCCCCGAGGGACAGGAACATGGGGCGTCGTCATGACGTCCGCCTCTCGACCGGCTCGGTGCACCGACGGTGGACGCGCTGACCGGTCTGTTGGCCCGACCCTATGCCTCTCGACCAAGGTGTCGCCGCGGCTCGCTAGGCTGACCGGCCGATGGGCATCGAGGAGCAGTACGACGACTCGGCACGCGAGCGCGTGGTCGCCGAGCCACCGAAGCGGGTGGACGCACCGGTGCGCTTCGCGTTCGAGCGCGACCGGGCGCGCGTGGTCCACGCCGCGGCCTCGCGCCGGCTGGCGGCCAAGACCCAGGTGGTCGGCCCGCAGACCGACGACTTCGTGCGCAACCGGCTCACGCACAGCCTCGAGGTCGCCCAGGTCGCCCGCGACCTGGCGCGCGCGCTCGGCACGCACCCCGACATCACCGAGACCGCGGCGCTGGCCCACGACCTGGGCCACCCGCCGTTCGGCCACAACGGCGAGCGGGTGCTCGCCGAGCTCAGCGCCGACTGCGGGGGGTTCGAGGGCAACGCCCAGACCCTGCGACTCCTGACGCGGCTGGAGTCGAAGACCTTCGACGCCGACGGCCGCTCGGTGGGGCTCAACCTCACCCGCGCCGTGCTCGACGCCTGCACCAAGTACCCCTGGGGCCGTGCCGAGGCCACCGGGCCGCACGGCGTGCACGCCGACGGCACCCCGCGGGTGGTCGTGAAGTTCGGGGTCTACGACGACGACCGCCCGGTCTTCGACTGGCTGCGGGTCGGCGTCGACGGGCCCGACCCGCGTCGTCGCTGCCTCGAGGCACAGGTGATGGACCTCGCCGACGACGTGGCCTACTCCGTGCACGACGTCGAGGACGGCATCGTCGCCGGTCGCCTCGACCTCACCCGCCTCGACCGCGACGCGCTCTGGGAGACGGTGCGGTCCTGGTACCTGCCCGGCACCGACGACGACGCGCTCGACTCGGCGCTCGAGGGCCTGCGTGCCGTCGGGTCCTGGCCGCGGTCGTCGTACGACGGCAGCAGGCGGAGCCTCGCCGCCATCAAGAACCTCACCAGCGACCTCATCGGGCGCTTCTGCGGCGACGTCCAGCAGGCGACCTTCGCCGCCGCGGACGGTGGGCCTCTCGTGCGGCACCGCGCCGACCTCGTCGTGCCGACGGAGACCGAGGTGGAGATCGGTGTGCTCAAGGGCATCGCCGCGCTCTACGTGATGCAGGCCGACGACCGGGTGAGCCTGATGGCCCGGCAGCGCGAGCTGGTGGCCGAGCTCGTCGAGGTGGTCTGGGAGCGCGGTCGCGACGCCCTCGACCCGGTCTTCACCGAGGACTGGGACACCGCTGTCGACGACGCCGCCCGACGCCGCGTGGTGATCGACCAGGTCGCGTCGCTCACCGACGCGAGCGCGGTCACCCGCCACGCAGCGCTGGCGAGCTAGGGCAGGTCGCCCTGCGGGTAGGGGTTGTCCTGCAGCGCGACGTTGTCCGGGTTGAGCTGGTCCTCGAGGTCGGAGCGGTGGTTGCCGGGCGTGACCTTGTCGGACACCGTGCCGGCAGCCGTGGCGACCTTGTCCTTGACGACGGGAGCAGCGGCCTGGGCCTTCTCCTTCGCGAGGTCGGCGGCCTGGTGGGCCTTCTCCTGGACTCGGGGGTCGTCCTTGACCCGGGTGACGGCCTTCTTGATCTGCTCGTAGCGCTCGCGCCCGGCGCGGGTGCCGAGCACGTAGCCGGCGCCGGCGGCGAGCAGCAGGGTGAGCTTCTTCATCGGTGTCTCCCTCAGCAGTGGGGTGGGTTCAGCGGTGGCGCCGCAGGCGCCAGACGACGAGGACGACGGCCATGGCCACGAGGGACCCGGCGGCGGCGAGCACCTCGGGACGGGGCTTGCCGGAGTCGGTGGTCGCGGCGTCCTTGAGGTCGGCGACGGTGTGCTGCGCGTGCGCCTTCACGTCGAGCTTGGCCGCGAGCTCGTCGACCGTGCCGGCCAGCTGCTCGCGCTGGAGGGCGATCTCCGCCTCGAGCTCCTCCGGCGTCCTGGACTCAGCCATGGTGGTCTCCCTTCATCGTCGCGATGTCCTCCTTGATGCCGTCGATCGCCCTCTCCGGCGCGGGCGGCGTCGCCTCGGACACCTGCCCCTTCCCGAGCAGCCCGGCGACGGCGGTGGCGCCGAGCAGCACGACCGCCACGATCAGGGCGGCGAGCCATCCGTCGACGACCTGGGCCAGGCCGAGGATCGCAGCGGCCACGAAGGACGCGAGCGAGAGGAACCCCAGCAACCCGGCGGCCCCGAACATCCCGATCCCGATCCCGACGTGCCGGCCCTTCTCGGCGACCTCGGCCTGGGCGAGGCGGATCTCGGAGCGGACGAGACCGGGGATCTGCTCGGACAGCTGGTGGACGAGAGCGCCCAGGGTCTGGGTCTCTGGTTCTCCGTGCTGGGGCGTCATGCATCGACCCTCCCAAACTCCCCGGCCCGTCACCAGCCCGGTCAACCCCCAGGGGTGGGGCCGGCCGGCAGGGCAGGGGGAGGCGGGTGTGGAGACCCGGGTCCGCGCGTGGGTGCGCCGCCGTAGACTCCCCGGCGTGGCAGGCCGGATTCGCGACGACGACATCGCCGAGGTGCGCGAGAAGGCGCGGATCGACGACGTCATCTCCGAGTACGTCACGCTCAAGCGCGCCGGCGGCGGCACGCTGAAGGGCCTCTGCCCCTTCCACGACGAGAAGACACCGTCGTTCAACGTGAACCCCTCGCGATCCTTCTACCACTGCTTCGGGTG
This genomic interval carries:
- a CDS encoding deoxyguanosinetriphosphate triphosphohydrolase, whose product is MGIEEQYDDSARERVVAEPPKRVDAPVRFAFERDRARVVHAAASRRLAAKTQVVGPQTDDFVRNRLTHSLEVAQVARDLARALGTHPDITETAALAHDLGHPPFGHNGERVLAELSADCGGFEGNAQTLRLLTRLESKTFDADGRSVGLNLTRAVLDACTKYPWGRAEATGPHGVHADGTPRVVVKFGVYDDDRPVFDWLRVGVDGPDPRRRCLEAQVMDLADDVAYSVHDVEDGIVAGRLDLTRLDRDALWETVRSWYLPGTDDDALDSALEGLRAVGSWPRSSYDGSRRSLAAIKNLTSDLIGRFCGDVQQATFAAADGGPLVRHRADLVVPTETEVEIGVLKGIAALYVMQADDRVSLMARQRELVAELVEVVWERGRDALDPVFTEDWDTAVDDAARRRVVIDQVASLTDASAVTRHAALAS
- a CDS encoding YtxH domain-containing protein, whose amino-acid sequence is MKKLTLLLAAGAGYVLGTRAGRERYEQIKKAVTRVKDDPRVQEKAHQAADLAKEKAQAAAPVVKDKVATAAGTVSDKVTPGNHRSDLEDQLNPDNVALQDNPYPQGDLP
- a CDS encoding DUF3618 domain-containing protein, giving the protein MAESRTPEELEAEIALQREQLAGTVDELAAKLDVKAHAQHTVADLKDAATTDSGKPRPEVLAAAGSLVAMAVVLVVWRLRRHR
- a CDS encoding phage holin family protein; the protein is MTPQHGEPETQTLGALVHQLSEQIPGLVRSEIRLAQAEVAEKGRHVGIGIGMFGAAGLLGFLSLASFVAAAILGLAQVVDGWLAALIVAVVLLGATAVAGLLGKGQVSEATPPAPERAIDGIKEDIATMKGDHHG
- a CDS encoding DUF5994 family protein, coding for MTTPHVPVPRGPLRLRMGRSPGQDVLDGGWWPQSRDLQVELADLIDHFPDHLGRVTRAVVSPPDWDLRARAVAVSGRYVKIESFPRDDMHLVVLTTSRRARLRLLVVPHDLTDDQGEEALLAAATHGNAHPARELLDTVTEHPDVDPRDYWTNG